From Penaeus vannamei isolate JL-2024 chromosome 37, ASM4276789v1, whole genome shotgun sequence, one genomic window encodes:
- the LOC113818110 gene encoding uncharacterized protein, with protein sequence MTTLTKRLSVLLVVSIVSAVASGDKFDDPYNYEYTYGDYDFNYDSVSGRDSLRVGNRLADPELFGAASDGLNGEKTPLPLCCPEGLIFDVYHNCSSPPVGWNWKPKLSGEPSAIFTFRGFPNCKLNEPVSIYQKEVLFDDGDAFVPHYIQLNAVPLSKYCVTKVYENSDPEECETHQTKVFVCVEPKEPELGLYWTGVALAHFFLVLTLLAYFFVRDLRCLQGQYMICFLISLLIYNVCLLPGSVLTLDISFVSCVSLGAVKYFFFCGVMLWFNVICFDIWRTLKNRQDVGSRKRFLIYSVYTWVFGAVLTTVVLVIPYASGENRDASLMEPIKNMCKLKTDINVILQLVETLLMIINFIFLTLATSNTCKYPKFGNGLPRCEANLSLKQGWKLFIIMIGHTLIDIPDDILEIEVVDLWRYVCIEAIALFAVFAYRKTVIKAIYRCFCRTPCYHPDEEMSSVQEKDQLTTMN encoded by the exons ATGACGACGCTCACGAAGCGCTTGTCGGTCCTTTTGGTCGTGTCCATCGTCTCTGCCGTCGCCTCCGGGGACAAATTCGACGACCCTTACAACTACGAGTACACCTACGGGGACTACGACTTCAATTACGACTCGGTGTCGGGCAGGGACTCCCTCCGAGTCGGGAACCGACTTGCGGACCCAGAGCTTTTCGGCGCCGCCAGTGACG GGTTAAATGGAGAGAAAACCCCACTGCCCCTGTGCTGTCCTGAGGGTCTGATCTTTGACGTATACCATAATTGCTCTTCGCCACCAGTGGGCTGGAATTGGAAGCCCAAACTGTCTGGAGAACCGAGTGCAATTTTCACATTTAGAGGATTCCCAAA CTGTAAATTGAATGAACCTGTGTCCATTTACCAGAAAGAAGTTTTATTTGATGATGGAGATGCTTTTGTACCCCACTATATACAGTTGAATGCAGTACCCTTGTCCAAATATTGTGTTACAAAG GTGTACGAGAACAGTGACCCCGAGGAGTGCGAGACCCATCAGACCAAGGTCTTCGTCTGTGTTGAGCCAAAGGAGCCAGAGCTTGGCCTCTACTGGACAGGGGTGGCCCTTGCACACTTCTTCCTTGTGCTTACACTTCTTGCATACTTCTTTGTCAGGGACCTGAGATGCCTGCAG GGTCAATACATGATATGCTTCCTGATATCTCTTCTCATTTATAATGTCTGCCTGCTGCCAGGATCAGTTCTCACTCTGGATATTAGCTTTGTATCTTGTGTATCTCTAG GTGCTGTTAAGTACTTCTTCTTCTGTGGAGTCATGCTGTGGTTTAATGTTATTTGCTTTGACATCTGGAGAACACTCAA GAACCGTCAGGATGTTGGGTCCAGGAAGAGATTCCTGATCTACTCTGTTTATACATGGGTCTTTGGAGCTGTATTAACAACAGTTGTTCTGGTGATACCATATGCCTCTGGAGAAAATCGTGATGCATCTCTTATGGAACCAATCAAGAATATGTGTAAACTAAAAA ctgatattaatgttatattgCAACTTGTGGAGACCTTGTTGATGATAATCAATTTCATCTTCCTAACTCTGGCTACTTCAAACACATGTAAATATCCAAAATTTGGCAATGGTCTCCCACGATGTGAAGCCAATCTTAG TTTGAAACAAGGTTGGAAActcttcattattatgataggACATACGCTGATTGACATACCAGATGACATATTGGAGATTGAGGTTGTTGA CCTATGGcgatatgtgtgcattgaagccATAGCACTGTTTGCTGTGTTCGCCTATCGAAAGACTGTGATCAAAGCAATATATCGTTGC